One stretch of Pseudomonas fluorescens Q2-87 DNA includes these proteins:
- a CDS encoding GNAT family N-acetyltransferase has product MKPFRIRELKTTDAEALLAFEIHNRDWFESHIDPRDPAFYSLEGVADHIDEYLSGFAAGAWHPFVIEDCNGRIVGRANLKGIDPPGRSAQVGYRIALDCCRQGLATMALEHLIRQARARWALTQLVAYAYEQNVGSMKVLGRCGFVPEPLLPGEDAECGCRFVLAVRAD; this is encoded by the coding sequence GTGAAACCATTCAGAATTCGAGAGCTGAAAACTACCGACGCTGAAGCGCTACTGGCCTTCGAAATCCACAACCGTGATTGGTTCGAGTCCCATATCGACCCACGCGACCCTGCCTTCTATTCCTTGGAAGGTGTTGCTGATCACATTGACGAATACCTATCCGGGTTTGCCGCAGGCGCCTGGCACCCGTTTGTGATCGAGGATTGCAACGGGCGAATCGTTGGCCGGGCGAATTTGAAAGGCATCGACCCACCGGGCCGTTCTGCGCAGGTAGGTTATCGGATCGCCCTGGACTGCTGCCGGCAAGGCCTCGCTACGATGGCCTTGGAACATCTGATCCGGCAGGCAAGGGCGCGTTGGGCCCTGACGCAACTGGTGGCTTATGCCTACGAACAGAATGTCGGCTCGATGAAGGTTCTTGGACGATGCGGGTTCGTGCCTGAGCCCCTCCTGCCCGGCGAAGACGCGGAGTGCGGCTGCCGCTTTGTCCTTGCGGTCCGGGCTGATTGA
- a CDS encoding DUF1810 domain-containing protein, which yields MTESLERFVQAQASSYERALRELERGRKESHWIWFIFPQLRGLGSSENATFYGLRDIEEARDYLRHPLLGPRLERATLAVLDSKNPIEHLLGSLDAMKFASCMTLFSAAAGESSLYARALEGRVSADSRTLGILEQQRRKTPDR from the coding sequence ATGACTGAATCACTGGAGCGTTTTGTCCAGGCTCAAGCATCGAGCTATGAACGCGCCCTGCGAGAGCTTGAACGTGGGCGCAAGGAAAGCCACTGGATATGGTTCATATTTCCCCAGCTACGCGGCCTGGGGTCCAGTGAGAATGCCACCTTCTACGGCCTGCGCGACATCGAAGAGGCCCGTGACTATCTTCGTCACCCGCTCCTGGGACCGCGACTCGAGCGCGCCACCCTCGCCGTCCTGGACTCGAAAAACCCCATTGAACACCTGCTGGGCTCCCTGGATGCCATGAAATTCGCCTCCTGCATGACGTTGTTTTCAGCGGCCGCAGGTGAGAGTTCCCTGTATGCGCGGGCGCTTGAAGGCAGGGTCAGTGCCGACTCAAGAACACTTGGGATACTTGAACAGCAAAGGAGAAAAACGCCTGATCGCTGA
- a CDS encoding GNAT family N-acetyltransferase, protein MPGPASRLIYRKPQPADVSRLFAIYGDPRTHLFNPAGPMTSLAEAQALLNHWLEHWDNHGYGWWAVARNEAPEHLIGFGGIAAHDYLAEQRVNLGYRFAVEAWGQGYATELGSTALTQAFGPLSLPDVFGLVRPGHAASIRVLEKLGMHRFGELDDVPSEAPSLVYRRQK, encoded by the coding sequence ATGCCAGGCCCCGCATCACGCCTGATCTACCGAAAACCACAGCCCGCTGACGTGTCGCGGCTGTTCGCCATTTATGGCGACCCACGCACCCATCTATTCAACCCGGCAGGCCCAATGACCAGCCTGGCCGAGGCTCAGGCGCTCCTGAACCATTGGCTCGAGCACTGGGACAACCATGGCTACGGCTGGTGGGCGGTAGCTCGCAACGAGGCGCCGGAACACCTCATCGGTTTCGGCGGCATCGCCGCTCATGATTACCTGGCCGAGCAACGGGTCAATCTCGGGTACCGCTTTGCCGTCGAGGCATGGGGCCAGGGCTACGCCACCGAGCTGGGCAGCACTGCCCTGACGCAGGCCTTTGGGCCGCTGTCTTTACCCGACGTCTTCGGCCTGGTCAGGCCCGGGCATGCCGCGTCGATCCGGGTCCTGGAGAAGCTCGGCATGCATCGTTTCGGCGAATTGGACGACGTGCCGAGCGAGGCGCCAAGCCTGGTGTATCGACGACAGAAATGA
- a CDS encoding outer membrane protein gives MNLKKNTRYLVMGIIGTGVIAPASGFADTLGPYLSGMAGVNWVEAQDLNQNNLDFVEMEFNQPLHSGYATGLAFGWRFPIGLRPEVELSYRKNTLAQFNHRVYEGGGSIDGEGEEQATALMANLWYDVLNLPAPLNRFTPYVGGGLGYAVLKVSGLEAGGVQFGDTHRDTVSAYQLGAGIGYELTDHWSMSMDYRYFKTREAHFGNIQGLPEGDVQTEYKAQSLMLGLRYWL, from the coding sequence ATGAATCTTAAAAAGAACACCCGGTATCTCGTGATGGGCATCATCGGCACGGGAGTTATCGCCCCGGCGTCCGGTTTCGCCGACACCCTTGGGCCCTATCTCAGCGGCATGGCCGGCGTGAACTGGGTCGAGGCACAGGACCTGAACCAGAACAACCTCGATTTCGTCGAGATGGAGTTCAACCAACCGCTTCACTCCGGCTACGCGACCGGACTGGCGTTCGGCTGGCGGTTCCCGATCGGGCTCCGTCCCGAAGTGGAGCTGAGCTACCGAAAAAATACCCTGGCCCAGTTCAATCACCGGGTCTATGAAGGCGGCGGCAGCATCGACGGTGAAGGCGAAGAGCAAGCTACCGCGCTGATGGCCAATCTTTGGTATGACGTCCTGAACCTGCCTGCGCCCTTGAACCGGTTCACGCCGTATGTCGGTGGCGGCCTGGGCTACGCCGTCCTGAAAGTCAGTGGCCTGGAAGCCGGCGGCGTCCAGTTCGGCGATACCCACCGCGACACCGTCTCGGCCTACCAACTCGGCGCCGGGATCGGCTACGAGCTGACCGACCATTGGTCCATGTCCATGGATTATCGCTACTTCAAGACCCGCGAAGCGCACTTCGGCAATATCCAGGGCCTGCCCGAAGGTGACGTGCAAACCGAATACAAGGCACAGTCGTTGATGCTCGGCTTGCGGTACTGGTTGTAG
- a CDS encoding SRPBCC family protein, whose translation MNDVKVQVIVKSPPAEIWQIWSNFPEAPLWDTDVRHCELDGPFQAGTRGKCVLKNGLSMPLKLEAVSPYESYRNSARLLWIDLEFDHQMRRLSPDETHVIHSAKIAGPLSFLYRGLLRKALTAAMTTALDNLRTLAEQRSNAITRQGQAKTGTHLHVV comes from the coding sequence GTGAACGACGTCAAAGTGCAAGTCATAGTCAAATCGCCGCCTGCTGAAATCTGGCAGATCTGGAGCAATTTCCCAGAAGCGCCGTTGTGGGACACCGACGTGCGCCATTGTGAGCTCGACGGTCCGTTTCAAGCGGGCACACGAGGCAAATGTGTCCTGAAAAATGGCTTGAGCATGCCATTGAAACTGGAGGCCGTAAGCCCGTACGAAAGCTATCGCAACAGCGCGAGACTGCTTTGGATCGATCTGGAATTCGACCATCAGATGCGCAGGCTTTCCCCGGATGAAACCCATGTCATCCACAGTGCAAAAATCGCCGGGCCCTTGAGTTTCCTGTACCGCGGGCTCTTGCGCAAAGCGCTGACCGCAGCGATGACCACCGCACTGGACAACCTCCGCACCCTGGCCGAGCAACGGAGCAATGCCATCACCCGCCAGGGACAGGCAAAAACCGGCACGCACCTGCACGTTGTATGA
- a CDS encoding beta-ketoacyl synthase N-terminal-like domain-containing protein: MSGAVTTTGDFCFSAMAGEFPGAPSTEALWQLLCQGRTAPIESMPARWELDKTSIYSAKAGEKDRVYLDSAFCLTDDASIPSRHEGRQVAIGKKVLGTLLAQIVGQGSALCRERTALVVATSWSDESYFVTGLAVKTDARQGYTPGEQVAELAAAFGLGSPALSVDTACSSFPYAIDMAQALVNSGQADHAIVMALNTVLPPALFLGFSQLTAFSARARMEAFGQDADGIVPGECAVAFLVEPVAQALTAQRRPLGVLRALGLSADGAEGSVFAPGQQAQYMAYQRAYSGLDPSDVDYIETHGTGTPLGDATELASLDGFFAPHRPDGKKISIGSIKSVIGHPLAAAGGASLAKALMILRHKGIPPQPDYRPSAKVDKTCLQLATHEVKALADRQSPIRIGISSFGFGGANAHLVVEEYIPDNRPAAPRVAPGVLMLDLAIVEAEAALGGHSSLQAFRQQLDQPATPSVTFPYGRFVDYSASPAQPLQGRFLAQDQVIDIDGFGMGPKPLAHVDPFKLLITDRVNHVLRRLPGVAGSPGTAMVMCCNMGGERFSNAYSSAHNFYARSQGKAPGVEVTDVATMLPNMLSGYPAQIFDFKGFHQTLVGTAGLFWHTLLASQQWFKEGITTLLLGAGRFMSSEIEVERALHAAVPQGEGLGLLALRPYQPNASEKPLLVIRAAVLAHAAGSLEEACRLLGKDRGRYSSIEVCELQPDTTPAHGSLREKTGFLAEASGIETLLAVMLADVKHTVIEVREAGKAVMWLFTEKLREWRASADTTDPIKLAFMLRFAHSSSQQLQQLIAPARPASLVREPQQDGVDVLQLSEMLTSTMLSGLRVRVRAMEGLFALHRGVENQRPAQWQRRRENSVITHIQRSPHALQAQLVVDEAHPYFFDHPLEHIPGILLLEGVLQLIELAMPPLSGRVAYVKTLEIKFQHYVQKHGAIDLLLEQGKDPQVFNAKVMQGEKLMCTCVLGMAYSSAFETSPAGLFTATPCRDKALLHKAREENVIVSEMSGIAQGLSVDTVKLPDEHFFQEGDPAHHSMVYFLEVARQCYMQIAHSHLRIPLNTPMNLLALSFTLDRPIPRNSPLSLAPQAGFDARFQSFKTNRIYIDLFNRGEKIGQASITAQVLSQSAPAA; the protein is encoded by the coding sequence ATGAGTGGCGCAGTAACAACAACGGGCGATTTCTGCTTCAGCGCAATGGCGGGCGAGTTTCCGGGGGCCCCGTCGACGGAGGCGCTCTGGCAGTTGCTCTGCCAGGGGCGCACGGCCCCTATCGAATCGATGCCGGCACGCTGGGAACTGGACAAGACGTCGATCTATTCGGCCAAGGCCGGAGAAAAAGATCGCGTCTACCTGGACAGCGCTTTTTGCCTCACCGACGACGCCTCGATCCCGTCACGGCATGAGGGGCGACAGGTCGCCATTGGCAAGAAAGTCCTGGGGACGCTGCTTGCCCAGATCGTCGGGCAGGGTTCGGCGCTGTGCCGGGAGCGCACCGCACTGGTGGTCGCGACGTCCTGGAGTGATGAAAGCTATTTCGTCACGGGATTGGCCGTCAAAACAGATGCCCGGCAAGGCTATACACCGGGCGAACAGGTGGCTGAACTGGCGGCGGCTTTCGGCCTCGGCAGTCCGGCGCTGTCGGTGGACACCGCGTGCAGTTCCTTTCCCTACGCCATCGACATGGCCCAGGCCCTGGTCAACAGTGGCCAGGCGGACCACGCGATTGTCATGGCGCTCAACACAGTGTTGCCACCTGCGCTGTTCCTCGGTTTTTCCCAGTTGACGGCTTTTTCCGCCCGGGCCCGAATGGAAGCGTTCGGCCAGGACGCCGACGGCATTGTGCCGGGCGAATGTGCGGTGGCATTTCTGGTCGAGCCGGTCGCCCAGGCCCTGACTGCGCAGCGCCGCCCGCTGGGCGTGCTACGGGCGCTGGGACTGTCCGCCGATGGCGCCGAGGGTTCGGTATTTGCGCCGGGCCAACAGGCTCAATACATGGCTTATCAACGTGCCTACAGCGGCCTTGACCCTAGCGATGTCGACTACATCGAAACCCACGGCACCGGCACGCCGCTGGGGGATGCGACGGAGTTGGCGTCGCTGGACGGCTTCTTCGCTCCCCATCGCCCGGACGGCAAGAAAATAAGCATCGGTTCGATCAAGTCTGTCATCGGTCACCCCTTGGCCGCTGCGGGAGGCGCTTCGCTCGCCAAGGCTTTGATGATATTGCGTCATAAAGGCATTCCTCCCCAGCCCGACTACCGTCCCAGCGCAAAAGTCGACAAGACGTGCCTGCAACTCGCCACCCATGAAGTAAAGGCCCTGGCGGATCGGCAGTCACCGATCCGGATCGGCATTTCCAGTTTCGGCTTTGGCGGCGCCAACGCCCACCTGGTCGTCGAGGAATACATTCCCGACAACCGCCCCGCCGCGCCTCGTGTGGCCCCCGGCGTGCTGATGCTGGACCTGGCCATTGTCGAGGCTGAAGCAGCGTTGGGCGGCCACAGTTCATTGCAGGCCTTCCGGCAACAGCTGGACCAGCCGGCGACGCCCTCGGTCACGTTCCCCTATGGGCGTTTCGTTGATTACTCGGCGTCCCCCGCCCAACCGTTGCAGGGAAGGTTCCTGGCACAGGATCAGGTCATCGACATCGACGGCTTCGGCATGGGCCCCAAGCCCCTGGCCCACGTCGACCCCTTCAAGCTGTTGATCACCGATCGCGTCAATCACGTGCTGCGTCGCTTGCCGGGCGTGGCCGGCTCACCCGGCACGGCAATGGTCATGTGCTGCAACATGGGCGGCGAGCGCTTCAGCAACGCCTACAGCAGCGCCCACAATTTTTACGCCCGGTCCCAGGGAAAGGCACCGGGCGTGGAAGTGACCGACGTGGCAACCATGCTGCCCAATATGTTGTCCGGTTATCCAGCGCAGATTTTTGACTTCAAGGGATTTCACCAAACCCTGGTCGGCACTGCGGGCCTCTTCTGGCACACCCTGTTGGCTTCACAGCAATGGTTCAAGGAAGGCATTACGACGCTGCTGCTCGGTGCGGGACGTTTCATGAGCAGTGAAATCGAGGTCGAACGCGCCCTGCACGCTGCGGTACCACAGGGCGAAGGCTTGGGCCTGCTCGCGTTGCGCCCTTATCAACCGAATGCCAGCGAAAAACCTTTGCTGGTAATCCGCGCAGCGGTCCTCGCCCATGCCGCCGGTTCATTGGAGGAGGCTTGCCGGTTGCTGGGCAAGGATCGCGGTCGATATTCGAGCATCGAGGTCTGCGAGCTCCAGCCTGACACGACGCCTGCCCACGGCTCGCTGCGGGAGAAGACCGGTTTCCTGGCAGAAGCCAGTGGCATCGAAACCCTGTTGGCGGTGATGCTGGCCGATGTGAAGCACACCGTGATCGAGGTCCGCGAGGCCGGCAAGGCGGTGATGTGGTTGTTCACCGAAAAGCTGCGGGAATGGCGTGCGTCGGCGGACACCACCGACCCCATCAAGCTTGCGTTCATGTTGCGCTTTGCCCATTCGTCCTCCCAGCAATTGCAGCAACTCATCGCACCGGCGCGACCTGCCAGCCTCGTCCGCGAGCCGCAACAAGACGGCGTCGATGTACTGCAGCTCAGCGAGATGTTGACCAGCACCATGCTCTCGGGATTGCGCGTCAGGGTTCGAGCCATGGAAGGGCTGTTTGCCCTGCACCGCGGCGTGGAAAACCAACGCCCGGCGCAGTGGCAACGGCGCAGGGAAAATAGTGTGATCACTCACATCCAGCGCAGCCCCCACGCGTTGCAGGCACAGCTGGTGGTGGACGAAGCTCACCCGTATTTCTTCGATCACCCGCTGGAGCACATCCCCGGCATCCTATTGCTTGAGGGCGTGCTGCAACTCATTGAACTCGCCATGCCGCCGTTGAGCGGACGGGTTGCCTACGTCAAGACCCTGGAGATCAAGTTCCAGCACTACGTACAAAAGCATGGGGCGATAGACCTGCTGCTGGAGCAAGGCAAAGATCCGCAGGTGTTCAATGCGAAGGTCATGCAGGGCGAAAAACTTATGTGCACTTGCGTGTTGGGAATGGCCTATAGCTCGGCGTTCGAGACATCGCCGGCCGGCCTGTTCACCGCCACCCCTTGCCGTGACAAAGCCTTGTTGCACAAGGCGCGAGAAGAAAACGTCATCGTCAGTGAGATGAGCGGCATCGCTCAAGGGCTGAGCGTGGACACGGTGAAGCTGCCGGACGAGCACTTTTTCCAGGAAGGCGATCCCGCGCACCATTCGATGGTGTATTTCCTCGAAGTGGCCCGCCAGTGCTACATGCAGATCGCCCACAGCCATCTGCGCATTCCCCTCAATACGCCGATGAACCTGCTGGCCTTGAGTTTCACCCTGGACCGGCCAATCCCCAGGAACAGTCCGCTGTCGCTGGCACCGCAAGCCGGTTTCGACGCGCGGTTCCAGTCATTCAAGACCAACCGCATCTACATCGACCTGTTCAACCGGGGCGAAAAAATCGGTCAAGCGAGCATTACCGCGCAGGTGCTGAGTCAATCCGCACCGGCCGCCTGA
- a CDS encoding acyl carrier protein: protein MRLQLNDVVQEFIVSNGKIAHSYFSLSEKIIDSLCESNVAKESILMRLLEQAESVTAHYFNAHQQVLEGVYAHGLEAPASNNIPMLEPVQANAPVLVCVPVAGPAPAPDYAQWLRAEISSVTGFKKEQIDFDQRFDSLGIDSLGLVDLFESLAKQFPEKKALTSLLFDAPTPTALLARLEADPQAPAVDAQAWVLEQLATITGFTVEQIDPTHSYESLGLDSLVQLDFLESVVALWPQLKAQSSELANAKSPQATIAVINAALADPEAIAAQDVANSPGATHTPAPANPLLFDALSPLLPDAAQSIDIQTPFAQLGLNGFAREALCQSMAQQCTASEFAGEALMSRRTPQDALSLLARLS, encoded by the coding sequence ATGCGCTTGCAACTCAACGATGTTGTGCAGGAATTTATCGTGTCCAACGGAAAAATCGCCCACAGCTATTTTTCCCTTTCCGAGAAGATCATCGATTCACTGTGCGAATCCAATGTCGCCAAGGAATCCATTTTGATGCGCCTGCTGGAGCAGGCCGAATCCGTTACCGCGCATTATTTCAATGCTCATCAGCAGGTGCTGGAAGGCGTCTATGCCCATGGGCTTGAAGCCCCCGCCAGCAACAACATCCCTATGCTGGAACCGGTGCAGGCCAATGCGCCGGTGCTGGTTTGCGTGCCTGTCGCAGGGCCGGCGCCGGCGCCCGACTACGCGCAATGGCTGCGCGCCGAGATAAGCTCGGTCACCGGTTTCAAGAAGGAACAAATCGACTTCGACCAGCGTTTCGACAGCCTGGGTATCGACTCCCTGGGATTGGTGGATCTCTTCGAATCCCTGGCCAAGCAATTCCCGGAAAAGAAAGCGCTCACTTCGCTGCTCTTCGATGCGCCGACGCCCACAGCCCTGCTGGCACGGCTTGAAGCCGATCCTCAGGCGCCTGCGGTGGATGCCCAGGCTTGGGTGCTGGAACAGCTGGCGACCATCACCGGTTTCACGGTCGAGCAGATCGATCCGACACACAGCTATGAAAGCCTGGGCCTGGACTCCCTGGTGCAGCTGGATTTCCTCGAGTCGGTCGTGGCCTTGTGGCCGCAGCTCAAGGCCCAGAGCTCCGAACTCGCCAACGCCAAGTCGCCGCAGGCAACCATTGCCGTCATCAATGCCGCCCTGGCCGATCCCGAGGCGATAGCGGCGCAGGACGTAGCGAATTCGCCTGGTGCAACACACACGCCGGCGCCAGCCAACCCTCTCTTGTTCGACGCCCTGTCGCCTTTGCTACCCGACGCGGCGCAGTCCATCGACATCCAGACGCCGTTCGCCCAACTGGGCCTTAATGGCTTTGCCCGGGAAGCCCTCTGCCAATCCATGGCGCAACAGTGCACAGCCAGCGAGTTCGCCGGTGAAGCGCTGATGTCCCGTCGTACGCCGCAAGACGCCCTGTCGTTGCTGGCAAGGCTCAGCTGA
- a CDS encoding FAD-dependent monooxygenase, translating to MNTLSTLAPKHFKRPGSNPTVMIVGAGPIGLSLAIMLKQWGVSFRIIEKNVGPSTATKAMAIHSRTLEIFRDLGVADRAIHDGFTINQFSVQSNAKRVLNYNFSYLDATYPLLLSLPQPQTEKILLERLNELGAQVEWNTELVDIDNQPGSVHMTLRHADGTDESFASRWVVASDGARSNIRKRLDMAFEGSSYDRFFMLADADIEWAGSKDEGAFFLGAQDGYVAVAPISAQSRYRLFIEMPYDLPPEGERPSLSLENFQRLCEGRGQKMTLSNISSTTIASFQHRRVQSMQQGSVFLVGDSAHIGSPIGGQWMNLGISEAYNLAWKMAYVDQGLADPSLLESYNEERYPVALEVENTAHRLTGLITVKQRALVWLRDNVLPLISSRKKVQRKLPSMISGHQYHYGKSDYIQDSLTNKQRQNWSRKGKKPEFQASAPRAGQLAPDVELWQAQGMPVKRLIDVFHGTFTLLIFSAADQFSPLLPGYYSLAQSVENDYPGIKAYCVIDALSSAGLPAWHSTLLDPDWRLHKRYHAKEGTLMLIRPDGYIAFQGADAMTLVSYLNARSGLIKGALKTTSCEIDAVELQL from the coding sequence ATGAATACCCTGAGTACGCTGGCACCCAAACACTTCAAGCGTCCCGGCAGCAACCCGACCGTCATGATCGTAGGGGCTGGCCCCATTGGCTTATCCCTGGCCATCATGCTGAAGCAGTGGGGCGTGTCTTTTCGCATCATCGAGAAGAATGTCGGGCCGTCGACGGCAACCAAAGCGATGGCCATCCATTCCCGGACGCTGGAAATCTTTCGCGACCTGGGCGTTGCCGATCGAGCCATCCACGACGGATTCACCATCAACCAGTTTTCGGTGCAGTCCAACGCCAAGCGGGTATTGAATTACAACTTCTCCTACCTGGACGCGACCTATCCCCTGCTCCTCAGCCTGCCGCAACCACAGACCGAGAAAATCCTTCTCGAACGGCTGAACGAGCTGGGCGCACAGGTGGAATGGAATACCGAGCTGGTCGATATAGACAACCAGCCAGGCTCGGTGCACATGACCCTTCGTCACGCCGACGGCACCGACGAAAGCTTCGCCAGCCGCTGGGTGGTCGCCTCTGATGGGGCGCGCAGCAACATCCGCAAGCGCCTCGACATGGCCTTCGAGGGATCGTCCTACGACCGCTTCTTCATGCTCGCCGACGCCGATATCGAGTGGGCCGGAAGCAAGGATGAGGGGGCATTTTTCCTGGGTGCGCAGGACGGTTATGTGGCCGTCGCGCCGATCAGCGCCCAATCGCGCTATCGGCTGTTCATCGAGATGCCTTACGACCTTCCGCCCGAAGGCGAGCGTCCCTCCCTGAGCCTGGAAAATTTCCAGCGGTTGTGTGAAGGCCGTGGACAAAAGATGACACTGTCCAATATTTCTTCGACCACCATCGCTTCTTTCCAACACCGCCGCGTGCAGTCGATGCAGCAAGGCTCGGTGTTCCTGGTGGGGGACTCGGCGCATATCGGCAGCCCGATCGGCGGGCAGTGGATGAATCTCGGAATCTCCGAGGCGTATAACCTGGCGTGGAAGATGGCCTATGTCGACCAAGGCCTGGCGGATCCGTCCCTGTTGGAGAGCTACAACGAGGAGCGCTACCCGGTAGCGCTCGAAGTGGAAAACACCGCGCACAGATTGACGGGGCTGATTACCGTCAAGCAGCGGGCCCTGGTCTGGCTGCGCGACAACGTCCTGCCGCTGATCAGCAGCAGGAAAAAGGTCCAGCGCAAACTGCCGTCGATGATTTCCGGCCACCAGTATCACTACGGCAAAAGCGATTACATCCAGGACTCGTTGACGAACAAGCAGCGCCAGAACTGGAGCCGTAAAGGCAAGAAACCCGAGTTCCAGGCTTCGGCGCCCCGCGCTGGACAACTGGCCCCCGATGTCGAGCTGTGGCAAGCGCAAGGCATGCCAGTAAAACGCTTGATCGACGTGTTCCACGGTACGTTCACGCTGTTGATTTTCAGCGCGGCCGACCAGTTTTCCCCTTTGCTGCCCGGCTATTACTCGCTGGCCCAGTCGGTGGAAAACGACTACCCAGGCATCAAGGCCTATTGCGTGATCGATGCCCTGAGCAGCGCCGGATTACCGGCCTGGCACTCCACGCTGCTGGACCCCGATTGGCGGTTACACAAACGCTACCACGCCAAGGAGGGCACGCTGATGCTCATTCGTCCTGATGGCTACATCGCCTTCCAGGGCGCCGATGCAATGACGCTGGTGAGCTACCTGAACGCCCGGTCCGGGCTGATCAAAGGCGCCCTGAAAACAACATCTTGCGAGATCGACGCAGTGGAACTCCAACTTTAA
- a CDS encoding HAD-IB family hydrolase: MHADSTQPVLAVFDFDGTLTDRHTFWRYMRFIVGTRSFWLRIIPLLPKMLSVILGFTPLMQARLAFIACYLGGLSVEQEREHAKYFITEQLPLWLRPEALRRLKWHQSMGHRTALVSNSPENYLIPWGQAAGFDYVCGTRLATAKNRLTGAISGTNCVEREKVTRLKGCVGNLDDFYIYAYGDSSGDAALLDIADSPFYRNWY, translated from the coding sequence ATGCACGCTGACAGCACACAACCGGTACTCGCGGTTTTCGACTTCGATGGCACGCTCACCGACCGGCATACCTTCTGGCGCTACATGCGCTTTATCGTGGGCACCCGCTCGTTCTGGCTGAGGATCATCCCACTGTTACCGAAGATGCTCAGCGTGATCCTGGGCTTTACCCCGTTGATGCAGGCCCGGCTGGCTTTCATTGCCTGCTACCTGGGTGGCCTTTCGGTGGAACAGGAGCGCGAGCACGCCAAATATTTCATTACCGAGCAACTGCCGCTCTGGCTCAGGCCTGAAGCCCTGCGCCGGCTCAAATGGCATCAGTCCATGGGGCACCGCACCGCGCTGGTCAGCAATTCGCCGGAAAACTACCTGATCCCCTGGGGCCAGGCCGCTGGCTTCGACTATGTGTGCGGCACCCGCCTGGCCACTGCAAAAAACCGTCTCACCGGGGCGATATCCGGTACCAACTGCGTGGAGAGAGAGAAAGTCACACGGCTCAAAGGCTGCGTGGGCAACCTCGATGACTTTTACATTTATGCCTACGGCGACTCATCCGGTGACGCGGCGCTGCTCGACATTGCCGACTCTCCCTTCTACAGAAACTGGTACTGA